Proteins from a single region of Xiphias gladius isolate SHS-SW01 ecotype Sanya breed wild chromosome 2, ASM1685928v1, whole genome shotgun sequence:
- the LOC120798080 gene encoding ubiquitin carboxyl-terminal hydrolase 15-like isoform X4: MERSARHNMQEVVEQGMFVKHCKVEVYLTELKLCEDSNMDDVITRRFSKADTIDMIEKEMRKLFSIPDEKETRLWNRYMSNTFEPLNKPDSTIQDAGLYQGQVLVIEQKNEDGTWPRGSTAPKSSGASNLSALPKISPSSLTNNHNSSFNSRNVKNSSYSLPSYHPYSNSYDYSDQSRQSERSGLCGLSNLGNTCFMNSAVQCLSNIPPLTEYFLKDKYTDELNEDNPLGMKGEIARAYAELIKQLWSGKYSYVTPRPFKTQVGRFAPQFSGYQQQDSHELLAFLLDGLHEDLNRIRKKPYIQLKDANGRPDKVVAEEAWENHIKRNDSIIVDIFHGLFKSTLVCPVCSKVSVTFDPFCYLTLPLPMKKERTLEVYLVRLDPLAKPTQYKLTVPKVGSISDLCTSLSNLSGVPAEKMIVTDIYNHRFHRIFATNENLSSIMERDDIYVFEVVVNRVEDTDHVVIPVHLREKYKQSGYNHTSTPLFGQPFLIAVPRTLSEDKLYNMLLLRLCRFVRSTVEEDEEDCEERQPSKQHTVNGNATNGLLEEGSPSEMETDEQDDESSQDQELPSENDNSQSEDSVGGDNELENGVVGPQNSTKSQQTAEHNRKRLFTFQFNNMGKTDFSLIKEDTRQIRFDEGHLRLSDRSYLSLDWEPEIKKKYFDETIVEDFDKHESMEYKPQKKAFFKLKDCIELFTTKEKLGAEDPWYCPNCKQHQQATKKLDLWSLPPVLVVHLKRFSYSRYMRDKLDSLVDFPLRDLDMSEFLINPNAGPCRYDLIAVSNHYGGMGGGHYTAYAKNKDDGKWYNFDDSSVSPASEDQIVVSVLICESQAAVLMYIHLRQICWRRICWRQTRTVNFNHVMYLML, encoded by the exons ATGGAGCGATCTGCAAGACACAACATGCAGGAG gtgGTGGAACAGGGTATGTTTGTGAAGCACTGCAAGGTGGAGGTCTACCTGACGGAGCTTAAGCTCTGTGAAGACAGCAACATGGACGATGTGATCACCAGACGCTTCAGTAAAGCTGACACAATAG ATATGATAGAGAAGGAGATGAGGAAGCTGTTCAGCATTCCTGATGAGAAGGAGACCAGGCTGTGGAACAGGTACATGAGCAACACATTTGAGCCTCTCAACAAACCTGACAGTACCATCCAAGACGCCGGCCTCTATCAAGGACAG GTTCTTGTCATAGAACAGAAGAATGAGGATGGCACATGGCCCCGAGGCTCCACAGCACCAAA GTCATCTGGTGCTTCCAATCTCTCTGCTTTGCCAAAGATCTCGCCTTCATCTCTCACAAACAATCATAACAGCAGCTTCAACAGCAGGAA TGTGAAGAATTCGAGCTATAGTCTACCATCCTACCACCCCTACAGCAACAGCTATGACTACTCAGACCAGAGCAGGCAGAGTGAGCGCTCAGGCCTCTGTGGACTATCCAACCTGGGCAACACCTGCTTCATGAACTCTGCTGTGCAG TGTTTAAGCAATATTCCTCCACTGACGGAGTACTTCCTCAAAGACAAGTACACAGATGAGCTGAATGAAGACAACCCGCTGGGCATGAAAGGAGAGATTGCCAGAGCCTATGCCGAGCTTATCAAGCAGCTGTGGTCGGGAAAATACAGCTATGTCACCCCACGGCCTTTCAAG ACCCAGGTCGGCCGCTTTGCCCCCCAGTTCTCGGGCTACCAGCAGCAGGACTCTCATGAGCTGTTGGCCTTTCTCCTGGACGGCCTTCATGAGGATTTGAACCGCATCAGGAAGAAGCCCTACATCCAGCTAAAGGATGCTAACGGCCGGCCTGATAAG GTGGTGGCGGAGGAAGCATGGGAGAACCACATCAAGAGAAATGACTCAATCATCGTGGACATCTTCCACGGCCTTTTCAAGTCCACCCTGGTTTGTCCTGTGTGCTCCAAGGTCTCTGTGACTTTTGATCCCTTTTGCTACTTGACCCTGCCTCTTCCCATGAAAAAGGAGCGGACACTGGAGGTCTATCTAGTCAGACTGGACCCTCTGGCCAAACCCACACAG TACAAGCTGACTGTGCCGAAAGTGGGCTCCATCTCTGACCTGTGTACCTCCCTCTCCAACCTGTCTGGTGTTCCTGCTGAGAAG ATGATTGTAACTGACATATACAACCACCGTTTCCACCGGATCTTTGCCACTAACGAGAACCTCAGCAGCATCATGGAGAGAGATGATATCTATGT ATTTGAGGTGGTGGTGAACAGGGTTGAGGACACAGACCACGTAGTGATCCCAGTGCACCTGAGGGAGAAGTACAAACAGTCGGGCTACAACCACACCAGCACGCCACTTTTCGGACAGCCCTTTCTTATCGCTGTACCCAGAACCCTCAGTGAAGACAAACTCTACAACATGCTGCTCCTGCGCCTCTG CCGGTTTGTGCGGTCTACAgtagaggaggatgaagaggattGTGAAGAGAGACAGCCATCCAAACAACACACTGTCAATGGTAACGCCACTAATGGACTGCTGGAGGAGGGGTCGCCAA GTGAGATGGAGACCGATGAGCAGGACGACGAGTCCAGTCAGGACCAGGAGCTGCCCTCCGAGAATGacaacagccaatcagaggactCTGTGGGCGGGGACAACGAACTGGAGAACGGAGTAGTCGGTCCACAGAACTCCACCAAAAGTCAGCAGACAGCTGAGCACAACAGGAAGAGACTTTTTACATTCCAGTTCAATAACATGGGCAAAACGGACTTCTCGCTCATCAAGGAGGACACCAGGCAGATCCGCTTTGACGAGGGACACCTCCGACTCAGTG ACCGCTCTTATCTCTCCCTTGACTGGGAACCGGAGATCAAGAAGAAGTACTTTGACGAGACCATTGTTGAG GACTTTGACAAGCACGAGAGCATGGAGTACAAGCCTCAAAAGAAGGCTTTCTTCAAGCTGAAGGACTGCATTGAGCTGTTTACCACAAAGGAAAAACTGGGAGCAGAGGACCCATG GTACTGTCCAAACTGTAAACAGCACCAGCAGGCCACTAAGAAGCTAGACCTGTGGTCTCTGCCACCGGTGTTGGTGGTCCATCTTAAACGCTTCTCCTATAGCCGCTACATGAGGGATAAACTGGACTCCCTTGTTGACTTCCCACTcag AGATCTGGACATGTCTGAGTTCCTCATCAACCCCAATGCTGGGCCGTGTCGCTATGACCTCATTGCTGTGTCCAACCACTATGGTGGAATGGGAGGAGGCCACT ATACTGCTTATGCTAAAAACAAAGACGACGGAAAGTGGTACAACTTTGATGACAGCAGCGTGTCTCCTGCCAGCGAAGATCAGATAGTGGTGAGTGTCCTCATTTGCGAAAGCCAGGCAGCAGTCCTGATGTACATTCATCTGAGGCAGATTTGCTGGAGGCGGATTTGCTGGAGACAAACTAGAACAGTTAATTTCAACCACGTAATGTACTTAATGTTGTGA